A region of Lepeophtheirus salmonis chromosome 13, UVic_Lsal_1.4, whole genome shotgun sequence DNA encodes the following proteins:
- the Rrp47 gene encoding nuclear nucleic acid-binding protein C1D: MSTNTNEESFPQELKETITDFHMNLKSGENVLGKLLNQKPDLDELTPVERARLELVSAFALNSLVWVSLRTKGVNPKDTQLKAELDRIKLGMLRLKEIKDKARRGKINLPAAKRFIKAGIHHPAERSNDKY; encoded by the exons ATGAGTACAAATACCAATGAAGAGAGCTTTCCTCAAGAGTTAAAAGAAACAATTACTGATTTTCATATGAATTTGAAGAGTGGGGAAAATGTTTTGGGAAAGCTTTTAAATCAAAAACCAGATCTGGATGAACTGACACCTGTTGAAAGAGCCAGATTGGAATTAGTATCTGCATTTGCTTTGAATTCCCTGGTATGGGTATCTTTAAGGACCAAAGGAGTGAATCCAAAGGATACTCAg TTAAAAGCTGAGTTGGATCGCATAAAGTTAGGGATGTTACGACTCAAAGAGATTAAAGACAAAGCACGTCGTGGTAAAATTAATCTTCCTGCTGCCAAAAGATTTATCAAAGCTGGTATTCACCATCCAGCTGAGAGGTCAAATGACAAATACTAG